A genome region from Burkholderiales bacterium includes the following:
- a CDS encoding carboxysome peptide B, protein MEIQRVVRDLVTTKRLGTLYAKSLRVVEDYKGNLSVALDPIGCKPGDWVITIGISAARYAAGNPNITTDLTIGGIIDHWSEEEWRS, encoded by the coding sequence ATGGAGATTCAGCGCGTCGTCCGTGACCTGGTCACGACCAAGCGCCTGGGCACGCTGTACGCCAAGTCCTTACGGGTGGTGGAAGATTACAAAGGGAACTTAAGCGTGGCGCTCGATCCGATCGGCTGCAAGCCTGGCGATTGGGTGATCACGATCGGAATCTCGGCGGCACGCTACGCCGCAGGTAACCCAAACATTACGACCGATCTCACAATCGGCGGGATCATCGATCACTGGAGCGAAGAGGAATGGCGCTCCTGA
- the brf2 gene encoding bacterioferritin: MKGHPRVIGYLQRAVSHEFSAAQQYVLQAAQAESWGMQQLAAELRQDVKEELCHAETFIRRLLALGVTPRAGELRAPGVGRSHEEMLRLGLATEAEAIRLYGEARWFCERIGDEENREVFARILEDEEDHYQELERQLTALGVKRA; encoded by the coding sequence GTGAAGGGTCACCCGCGAGTGATCGGCTACCTGCAGCGGGCGGTGAGCCATGAATTCAGCGCCGCTCAGCAGTACGTGCTGCAAGCGGCGCAAGCCGAGAGCTGGGGCATGCAGCAACTAGCCGCAGAGTTGCGCCAGGACGTGAAGGAGGAGCTCTGCCACGCGGAGACGTTTATCCGGCGATTGCTGGCGCTGGGCGTGACACCGCGCGCTGGCGAGCTGCGCGCTCCGGGCGTCGGGCGCAGCCACGAGGAAATGCTGCGCCTCGGGCTCGCCACCGAGGCTGAAGCCATCCGTCTTTACGGGGAGGCGCGCTGGTTTTGCGAGCGCATTGGAGACGAGGAGAATCGCGAGGTCTTCGCCCGCATCCTCGAGGACGAAGAGGATCATTACCAGGAGCTCGAACGCCAGCTTACGGCGCTTGGCGTCAAGCGGGCATAG
- the csoS3 gene encoding carboxysome shell protein: MGSRARHVRRLREAFGGAIGHGTLPRAVTDPYHTLFGRAPVLRFAAQSPGMGAHPLHDATHNRCLLEREAEIVAAFEAIEPALKEIAAMQWQDGFAERAQSLALQRLGFTLPQAWLVASWIAPLDMRRLYAYAVFRTFRMLAERNFDRSLANHNEGEPADALIRRWGFHAIDITPCADGRLSGVVDYILRVPPAVVVHRKSYAGSMFEIEESMRHWAEVELRRHREGVPNRADEPTRYLKIGVYHTSGSDPNHEGCAAHGSDERRAAGALLERLDAFRKAIENSFCCGASVATLLIGVDTDTDAIRVHVPDAEDRMSLERYVDNARLYEATRALEREAAKEAIRLAVAECAGVPSDDAATEGMRWFCAYLLKNNMAQIEYVRAYHNGRYTDLGHTERFITVGDSFDDVQMRNLAYQAQMDTVEEGASDLDIGIKIFTKLNVARGLPIPVIVHFRYDAKVPGSRKRAVKRGQRLEAAIRERYAQLVREGLLYTFVTVKDSAVASRLEDVGGPNGAAEDHCACGCDGMEARS, encoded by the coding sequence ATGGGCTCGAGGGCAAGGCACGTCCGGCGGCTGCGCGAAGCGTTCGGTGGCGCGATCGGTCACGGCACGCTGCCACGCGCCGTGACCGATCCGTACCATACCCTGTTCGGCCGAGCGCCGGTACTGCGGTTCGCTGCGCAGTCGCCGGGCATGGGTGCGCATCCGCTGCACGACGCGACCCACAACCGCTGCTTGCTCGAGCGCGAAGCCGAGATTGTCGCCGCGTTCGAAGCGATCGAACCCGCGCTCAAGGAGATCGCGGCCATGCAGTGGCAGGATGGTTTCGCCGAGCGCGCCCAATCGTTGGCCCTGCAGCGGCTCGGGTTTACGTTGCCGCAAGCGTGGCTCGTGGCGAGTTGGATAGCGCCGCTCGACATGCGCCGCCTCTATGCCTACGCGGTATTTCGCACCTTCAGGATGTTGGCGGAACGGAACTTCGACCGCAGTCTGGCGAATCATAACGAGGGCGAGCCGGCCGATGCGCTCATCCGCAGATGGGGCTTTCATGCGATCGATATCACGCCGTGCGCGGACGGGCGCCTGAGCGGGGTCGTGGACTACATTCTACGCGTGCCGCCAGCCGTCGTAGTGCACCGCAAGTCGTACGCCGGCAGCATGTTCGAAATCGAGGAAAGCATGCGCCATTGGGCGGAAGTCGAGCTGCGCCGTCACCGCGAGGGGGTGCCCAACCGGGCCGACGAGCCAACGCGCTATCTCAAAATCGGCGTGTACCACACCAGCGGCTCGGATCCAAACCACGAGGGTTGCGCCGCACACGGCAGCGACGAGCGCAGGGCCGCGGGCGCGCTGCTCGAACGGCTCGATGCTTTCCGCAAGGCGATCGAGAACAGCTTTTGCTGCGGAGCCTCAGTGGCCACGCTGCTCATCGGCGTGGATACCGATACCGACGCGATACGCGTTCACGTTCCGGATGCCGAAGATCGGATGAGCCTTGAACGCTATGTGGACAACGCCCGGCTCTACGAAGCGACGCGCGCGCTGGAGCGCGAGGCGGCGAAGGAGGCGATCCGCCTGGCGGTCGCAGAGTGCGCCGGCGTACCCTCCGACGATGCCGCGACAGAGGGCATGCGCTGGTTTTGCGCGTATCTGCTCAAAAACAACATGGCGCAGATCGAGTACGTGCGCGCCTATCACAACGGGCGCTATACCGATCTGGGGCATACCGAGCGCTTCATTACGGTCGGCGACAGCTTCGACGACGTGCAGATGCGCAACCTCGCCTATCAGGCGCAGATGGATACCGTCGAGGAAGGCGCTTCGGACCTGGACATCGGGATCAAAATCTTCACGAAATTGAACGTGGCGCGCGGCCTGCCGATCCCGGTGATCGTCCATTTCCGCTACGACGCGAAGGTGCCCGGATCTCGCAAGCGCGCGGTCAAGCGTGGCCAGCGCCTGGAAGCCGCGATCCGCGAACGCTATGCGCAACTGGTACGCGAGGGATTGCTCTACACCTTCGTAACGGTCAAGGATAGCGCCGTGGCGAGCCGCCTCGAGGACGTGGGCGGGCCGAACGGTGCAGCGGAAGATCATTGCGCCTGTGGCTGCGACGGCATGGAGGCGAGGTCATGA
- the ccmK gene encoding carbon dioxide-concentrating mechanism protein CcmK has protein sequence MATERSEKMGIALGMIETRGLVPAIEAADAMTKASEVRLIARQFVGGGYVTVMVRGETGAVNAAVRAGADACERVGDGLAAAHIIARPHPEVEQILPTRPTDSGGGRDSDITKTQS, from the coding sequence ATGGCAACAGAGCGGTCAGAGAAGATGGGCATTGCGTTGGGGATGATTGAGACGCGGGGGCTGGTGCCGGCGATTGAGGCGGCGGACGCCATGACCAAGGCCTCTGAGGTGCGTTTGATTGCGCGGCAGTTTGTCGGTGGAGGTTATGTGACGGTGATGGTGCGCGGCGAGACGGGTGCGGTCAACGCGGCGGTGCGTGCGGGTGCGGATGCCTGCGAGCGCGTGGGTGACGGGCTGGCGGCGGCGCACATCATCGCCCGCCCCCATCCAGAAGTGGAGCAGATTCTACCGACGCGTCCCACGGACAGCGGCGGCGGGCGTGACAGCGACATCACCAAGACCCAGAGCTGA
- a CDS encoding carboxysome peptide A, translated as MKICRVEKTLVATSRIGGLENRRLLVVKERGGGKQVAVDPVGCKPGDWVICVGSSAARDAAGSKDYPSDFTIVGIIDYWEETEEGNK; from the coding sequence ATGAAAATTTGCAGAGTGGAAAAGACGCTGGTGGCAACCAGCCGCATCGGCGGGCTTGAGAACCGGAGGCTCCTGGTGGTGAAGGAGCGCGGCGGCGGCAAGCAGGTCGCGGTCGACCCAGTGGGCTGCAAGCCCGGCGATTGGGTGATCTGCGTCGGGAGCTCAGCGGCGCGGGACGCTGCGGGCAGCAAAGACTACCCCAGCGATTTCACCATCGTCGGCATTATCGACTACTGGGAAGAGACTGAGGAAGGAAACAAGTAG
- the ccmK gene encoding carbon dioxide-concentrating mechanism protein CcmK — protein MATERSEKMGIALGMIETRGLVPAIEAADAMTKASEVRLIARQFVGGGYVTVMVRGETGAVNAAVRAGADACERVGDGLAAAHIIARPHPEVEHILPEKPML, from the coding sequence ATGGCAACAGAGCGGTCAGAGAAGATGGGCATTGCGTTGGGGATGATTGAGACGCGGGGGCTGGTGCCGGCGATTGAGGCGGCGGACGCCATGACCAAGGCCTCTGAGGTGCGTTTGATTGCGCGGCAGTTTGTCGGTGGAGGTTATGTGACGGTGATGGTGCGCGGCGAGACGGGTGCGGTCAACGCGGCGGTGCGTGCGGGTGCGGATGCCTGCGAGCGCGTGGGTGACGGGCTGGCGGCGGCGCACATCATCGCCCGCCCCCATCCAGAGGTGGAGCATATTCTGCCCGAGAAGCCCATGTTGTGA